One part of the Bacteroidia bacterium genome encodes these proteins:
- a CDS encoding VWA domain-containing protein, with the protein MDLITRKTALSANIVSFCRFLREKGFVLGPREEADALAALAVTPVKDPDRFRLTLRAVLPRSLKQQELFDEFYPIYWKNLEAAVDSKLKELGEENQKPADKPKKQQAPSLQQIKDWLYGKPGEEEAEIATYSAHEALGYKDFSSFTEEDLEEVKKLIILVAKKLAAQFNRRFRTVPSSANFDLRKTMRKNMRRGGEIVDMYFRQRKKRKVELVLLCDVSKSMDLYSRFLVQFIYAFQTIYKRIDTFVFSTSLHHIKDQMQERTFYKALDNLSETVPGWSGGTQIGSSLAEFVKDHGHRCLNKQSVVLIMSDGWDTGEAEVLQEAMRHIHKKASRVIWLNPLAGNPNFEASAMGMSAAMPYIDIFASAHNIDSLRKALGKSF; encoded by the coding sequence ATGGATCTCATCACCCGCAAAACAGCGCTTAGTGCAAACATTGTATCCTTCTGTAGATTTCTGCGGGAGAAAGGTTTTGTTTTGGGGCCGAGAGAAGAAGCCGATGCCCTGGCAGCCCTGGCCGTAACTCCGGTAAAAGATCCGGATCGTTTTCGCCTTACGTTGAGAGCCGTTTTACCTCGCAGTCTCAAACAGCAAGAACTCTTTGATGAGTTTTATCCCATTTATTGGAAGAATCTGGAAGCAGCGGTCGATTCCAAGCTGAAGGAATTGGGAGAAGAAAACCAAAAGCCTGCTGATAAACCCAAAAAGCAACAAGCACCTTCTCTTCAGCAAATCAAGGACTGGTTATATGGAAAGCCGGGAGAAGAGGAAGCAGAAATAGCGACTTATAGCGCCCATGAAGCTTTGGGTTATAAAGACTTCAGCAGCTTTACGGAAGAGGATCTGGAGGAAGTCAAAAAACTGATCATTTTGGTGGCGAAAAAACTGGCGGCGCAGTTCAATCGCAGATTCCGAACCGTACCTTCTTCGGCCAATTTTGACCTCAGAAAGACCATGCGGAAGAATATGCGGAGAGGGGGCGAGATTGTCGATATGTATTTTCGGCAGCGAAAAAAACGAAAAGTAGAGCTCGTCCTTTTATGTGATGTCAGTAAATCCATGGATCTCTACAGCCGTTTTCTGGTCCAGTTTATTTATGCTTTCCAGACCATTTACAAACGCATAGATACTTTCGTTTTCAGTACTTCCCTGCATCACATCAAAGACCAAATGCAGGAGCGCACTTTCTACAAAGCCCTGGACAATTTATCGGAAACGGTACCCGGTTGGTCGGGAGGAACACAAATCGGTTCGAGTCTGGCTGAATTTGTAAAAGACCATGGTCATCGCTGCCTGAATAAACAAAGCGTAGTCCTCATCATGAGTGATGGTTGGGATACCGGAGAAGCGGAAGTTTTGCAGGAAGCCATGCGGCACATCCACAAAAAAGCCTCACGCGTCATTTGGCTCAACCCCCTGGCAGGCAACCCAAATTTTGAAGCCTCAGCAATGGGCATGTCAGCAGCTATGCCATATATAGACATCTTTGCCTCGGCGCATAATATAGATAGCCTTAGGAAAGCTTTGGGTAAAAGCTTTTAA
- a CDS encoding IS110 family transposase, with translation MDNNVYGIDIAKKSFEVVCLNDSGKSWVKSYSNTASGHCKFIEVLSQGDLCVMEASGPYYLSLAFSLHQHGIKLSVVNPLVIRRYSQMQLRRTKTDQQDARLIAQYGRDHRSFIKPWQPPAAIFLRLQQFLTSINLFQKQLQMLRNQFEAMDQVPIVDPLVRSQQLYLIEQLQASIKRLEQQMLSLSKEHCSQSYQSLMSIPGIGPKTACLLICITHDFSRFESAKQLVAYLGLCPRIFTSGSSVKGKERIVKMGQALARKYLYMGAFSAMKVNPLCQSMVENMKQKGKHHKVIRVAVAHKLLRQAFAVAKNRTQFNPNFI, from the coding sequence ATGGATAATAACGTATATGGAATCGACATTGCCAAAAAAAGCTTTGAAGTAGTCTGTCTTAATGATAGTGGGAAAAGCTGGGTAAAAAGCTATTCCAATACTGCTTCGGGCCATTGTAAATTTATCGAAGTCCTCTCTCAAGGAGATCTCTGTGTCATGGAAGCAAGTGGTCCCTATTATTTATCCCTGGCCTTTAGTTTACATCAGCATGGGATTAAACTAAGTGTAGTTAATCCCCTGGTCATTCGCCGCTACAGTCAGATGCAATTAAGGCGAACCAAGACCGATCAGCAAGACGCGCGCTTAATTGCTCAATATGGACGGGATCACCGAAGCTTTATTAAGCCCTGGCAGCCTCCAGCGGCTATTTTTCTCCGCTTACAGCAGTTTTTGACTAGCATTAACCTATTTCAAAAACAGCTCCAGATGCTTCGTAATCAGTTCGAGGCTATGGATCAAGTTCCCATAGTGGATCCTTTGGTAAGAAGTCAGCAGCTTTATCTGATTGAACAACTACAAGCTTCGATCAAGCGGCTGGAGCAACAGATGCTCAGCCTTAGTAAAGAGCATTGTTCACAAAGCTATCAGTCGCTTATGAGCATCCCAGGTATAGGACCTAAGACCGCTTGTTTGTTGATCTGTATTACCCATGACTTTAGCCGATTTGAGTCTGCCAAACAATTGGTCGCTTATTTGGGATTATGTCCTCGTATTTTCACATCGGGTAGCTCTGTAAAGGGAAAAGAGAGGATCGTAAAAATGGGGCAGGCCTTGGCAAGAAAGTATCTCTATATGGGAGCCTTTTCCGCGATGAAAGTAAATCCTCTTTGTCAATCTATGGTAGAAAATATGAAACAAAAGGGTAAACATCATAAAGTCATTAGAGTCGCCGTTGCTCATAAACTCTTAAGGCAGGCTTTTGCTGTAGCTAAAAATAGAACTCAATTTAATCCCAATTTTATTTGA
- a CDS encoding DUF2461 domain-containing protein — protein MIEKDTLKFLTELSQNNNREWFDENRGAYIKARDNFRNFVEDLIDEIIDFDPDLIGIEGKKAIFRLFRDVRFSKNKDPYKTNFGASLSKGGRRSPYAGYYIHLSPDGNFFGGGSYRPEAAELKKIRAFIETNAADLHAITSDKKFQELFGSIQGDSLKTAPKGYPKDHPEIELLRMKGFYAMTSLPNADLSKEGLAQKVAEKLKVMHPLVEFLNEAISQ, from the coding sequence ATGATTGAAAAAGATACCTTGAAATTCCTGACAGAACTTTCACAAAATAATAATCGGGAATGGTTTGATGAGAATCGCGGCGCTTATATCAAAGCCAGAGATAATTTTAGAAATTTTGTGGAGGATCTGATTGATGAGATTATTGATTTTGATCCAGATCTCATAGGAATTGAAGGGAAAAAGGCAATCTTTCGCTTATTCCGGGATGTTCGTTTTTCGAAAAACAAGGATCCTTATAAAACCAATTTCGGAGCAAGTCTCTCTAAAGGAGGAAGAAGATCACCTTATGCCGGATACTACATTCACCTTTCCCCTGACGGAAACTTTTTTGGCGGAGGAAGCTATAGGCCAGAAGCCGCAGAACTGAAAAAGATTAGGGCGTTTATAGAAACGAATGCAGCAGATTTGCATGCGATAACGTCTGATAAGAAATTTCAGGAGCTTTTTGGAAGTATTCAAGGGGACAGTCTGAAGACAGCTCCCAAGGGTTATCCCAAAGATCATCCGGAAATTGAACTGCTACGCATGAAAGGCTTTTATGCCATGACCAGTTTGCCAAATGCTGATCTGAGCAAAGAAGGACTGGCACAAAAAGTAGCAGAAAAATTAAAAGTAATGCACCCACTCGTCGAATTTCTAAATGAAGCTATATCACAGTAA
- a CDS encoding serine hydrolase — protein MIHSQTKSCVLFLISFFFLAKLWSNNGTLIYAYPVDEITVDGDLSDWSSDVPYYKIETFLFGAEANGKDDLDARYRIGYNMATRMLYVAVESTDDAFMGDNTDQAEWNTHDIHNLYVDPAHTLTSGAISHLVSGDYRRIAENRPQESWDPQVRNASWDNLKVEIKQIGNKTIYEWSFYLGDQMEVGRSIGFDYEVMDKDPGESGFPSVWAISPGGGKAFNTLNMSDLILLDPQSKLGTLKGKLSWGEKSTLPIPNRVIINSLDKPNLWLMAKVDENGNYSIQLPEGSYELSLSNSVLFDEKRLQVVVMDMEQMLKVEVEGEKVSSASEFVIKKRALPNLIPEKGILSVYSREENEKVDEFMKSMMDYYRVPGASLALVKNGEIVYHQTYGYKNIHSKEKVDGETLFEAASITKPVFAFAVNRLVERGEFDLDKPLHEYLEFEEIAEDERYKLMTGRHVLTHTSGLPNWGRELNETPGSKYGYSGEGFEYLKRAIAHHTQQDIEEIVEREVLKPLGISHTYFTKNDQLLKVMANGHFGLQPTIFDIPTEAGMAHSMHTEAYTFANFMIAILERKGLKASTYEEMLRPQTQTPSNPYYEKIGWEESFGLGIVSANTPFGKMYGHGGNNGDFRCQFEVFDEGKLGFALFTNGSNGIWLTQILREFLITGKVDFWGE, from the coding sequence ATGATTCATTCCCAAACGAAATCCTGTGTATTATTCCTGATTAGCTTTTTCTTCTTGGCTAAGCTATGGTCAAATAATGGAACCCTTATTTATGCATATCCTGTTGATGAAATAACAGTAGATGGGGACCTTTCAGATTGGTCATCAGATGTGCCTTATTACAAGATTGAAACCTTTTTATTTGGTGCAGAAGCAAATGGGAAGGATGATTTAGATGCACGTTATAGAATCGGATATAATATGGCGACACGGATGCTCTATGTTGCCGTAGAAAGCACGGATGATGCTTTCATGGGGGATAATACTGATCAAGCTGAATGGAATACCCATGACATTCACAATCTTTATGTTGATCCTGCGCATACCCTTACTTCGGGAGCTATATCCCATTTGGTAAGTGGAGACTATAGAAGAATTGCAGAAAATAGACCTCAGGAGTCCTGGGATCCTCAAGTCCGTAATGCGAGCTGGGATAATTTAAAGGTTGAAATCAAGCAAATAGGGAATAAGACTATATATGAATGGAGTTTTTACCTGGGTGATCAAATGGAAGTGGGACGAAGCATTGGGTTTGATTATGAGGTAATGGATAAAGATCCTGGAGAATCAGGCTTTCCTTCTGTTTGGGCCATAAGTCCGGGAGGTGGTAAAGCCTTCAATACACTCAACATGAGTGACCTCATCCTCTTAGACCCACAATCAAAATTGGGCACTCTAAAAGGAAAGCTGAGCTGGGGAGAAAAATCTACTCTTCCAATTCCTAATCGCGTAATCATCAATTCGCTTGACAAGCCCAATCTTTGGCTTATGGCAAAAGTTGATGAAAATGGAAATTACTCTATTCAACTGCCAGAGGGATCCTATGAGCTAAGTCTTTCCAACTCAGTTTTATTTGATGAGAAAAGACTCCAAGTGGTGGTAATGGATATGGAGCAGATGCTGAAGGTAGAAGTTGAAGGGGAAAAGGTTTCATCAGCTTCTGAATTTGTAATAAAAAAGCGGGCCCTTCCCAATCTTATCCCTGAGAAGGGGATACTTTCTGTTTATAGCAGGGAGGAAAATGAAAAAGTGGATGAATTCATGAAAAGCATGATGGACTACTATCGTGTGCCAGGTGCTTCTCTCGCGCTTGTGAAGAATGGGGAAATCGTATATCATCAGACCTATGGCTACAAAAATATCCATAGCAAAGAAAAGGTGGATGGGGAAACACTCTTTGAAGCAGCATCCATTACTAAACCTGTATTTGCTTTTGCGGTAAATCGACTGGTGGAAAGAGGAGAATTTGATTTGGATAAACCCCTTCACGAATACCTGGAATTTGAAGAAATTGCTGAAGATGAGCGCTACAAATTGATGACAGGCCGGCATGTGCTTACCCATACTTCTGGTTTGCCCAATTGGGGCCGTGAACTAAATGAAACTCCAGGAAGCAAATATGGGTACTCGGGAGAAGGCTTTGAATATCTCAAACGAGCAATTGCACATCATACTCAGCAGGATATAGAAGAAATAGTTGAAAGAGAAGTCTTGAAACCATTGGGGATTTCGCATACTTATTTCACCAAAAATGATCAACTATTAAAAGTAATGGCAAATGGTCATTTTGGTCTACAACCGACTATTTTTGATATTCCAACTGAGGCAGGAATGGCCCATAGCATGCATACCGAGGCTTACACCTTTGCTAATTTTATGATTGCCATTCTGGAAAGAAAGGGATTGAAGGCTTCTACCTATGAAGAAATGTTACGCCCCCAAACCCAAACTCCTTCGAATCCTTACTACGAAAAGATTGGATGGGAGGAAAGCTTTGGTTTAGGGATTGTAAGTGCTAATACCCCTTTCGGTAAAATGTATGGGCATGGGGGAAATAATGGAGATTTCAGATGTCAGTTTGAAGTATTTGACGAAGGTAAGTTAGGCTTTGCTTTGTTTACCAATGGCAGCAATGGGATTTGGCTGACTCAAATACTTCGGGAATTTCTGATCACAGGTAAAGTAGATTTTTGGGGGGAATAA
- a CDS encoding histidine phosphatase family protein, which produces MQNYKHSLFLLFLSICFFACEEDALELNPGQIPVLNFGDSIQLSANMDVDWKLLPEGLASISAEGLLIAGDSSGSIVLEVVSKGDETNRIEQNVFISNRAESINPLLAGGHIIYLRHAIARTGNDLFNLGPNGWHLSCSSDTARQLSPSGFVQAQELGEAFRKLEIPLADTIYVSEYCRCIQTVEELALDKPYVTEKDITFFVYEETERHAKTQAFINSFTPGDKNVLIVSHSFGPGSTYQQPQQGYSVIFKKGNTEPEFQTVIRDDEFILLK; this is translated from the coding sequence ATGCAAAACTACAAACACAGCCTTTTCCTCCTTTTCCTTTCTATTTGTTTCTTCGCTTGTGAAGAAGATGCCCTCGAATTGAATCCCGGCCAAATCCCGGTCCTGAATTTTGGAGATAGCATTCAATTGAGTGCTAATATGGACGTAGATTGGAAATTGCTGCCTGAGGGCTTGGCAAGTATAAGTGCTGAGGGGCTGTTGATCGCAGGCGATAGCAGCGGGAGCATTGTACTGGAAGTAGTAAGTAAAGGGGATGAAACCAATCGAATAGAACAAAACGTATTTATCAGCAATAGAGCAGAAAGTATTAATCCCTTATTAGCTGGAGGCCACATTATCTATCTGCGCCATGCCATAGCTCGTACAGGTAATGACCTCTTTAACCTTGGCCCTAATGGCTGGCACCTAAGCTGTAGTTCGGATACAGCAAGGCAATTGTCGCCTAGCGGCTTTGTGCAGGCCCAGGAGCTTGGAGAGGCCTTTAGAAAGTTGGAGATCCCACTAGCAGATACTATCTACGTCAGCGAGTATTGTCGCTGTATACAAACCGTTGAGGAACTGGCTTTAGATAAACCCTATGTAACAGAAAAAGACATCACTTTTTTTGTGTATGAAGAAACTGAAAGGCATGCCAAAACCCAGGCCTTTATCAATTCCTTTACCCCTGGCGATAAAAATGTTCTGATTGTATCTCATTCTTTTGGTCCTGGTAGTACCTATCAGCAACCCCAACAGGGATATTCGGTTATTTTCAAAAAAGGAAATACCGAACCAGAATTTCAAACGGTCATCAGGGATGACGAATTTATTCTTCTAAAATAA
- a CDS encoding MoxR family ATPase, protein MNHPEYSKVQSLLAQEGYISDPSIVMSVFLGMQLGKPILIEGPAGVGKTEIAKVMAHALDTDLIRLQCYEGLDATQALYEWNYQRQLLYIKMEEQSKKSLEEKEDTIFGDSFLLKRPLLQAITHHKAPVLLIDEIDRADEEFESFLLEVLSDWQISIPEIGTVKATHIPHVVVTSNRVRELSEALRRRCLYLYVDYPSYEKELAIVKSKVPQIDTQLADQICRFMQELRQMKLEKVPGVAETLDWATALSSLHFDHLEKELVEQTLGVVLKDWGDMRHTQTSLSELLEKVKVVSKME, encoded by the coding sequence ATGAATCATCCTGAATATTCGAAAGTGCAAAGCCTGCTCGCTCAAGAAGGCTACATCAGCGATCCCAGTATTGTCATGTCTGTTTTCCTGGGGATGCAATTGGGGAAACCTATTCTCATCGAAGGCCCTGCAGGAGTAGGAAAAACAGAAATAGCCAAGGTTATGGCTCATGCCCTGGATACAGATCTGATTCGTCTGCAATGCTATGAAGGTCTGGATGCTACACAGGCATTGTATGAGTGGAATTATCAGCGGCAATTGCTCTACATCAAAATGGAAGAGCAGAGCAAAAAGAGTCTTGAGGAAAAGGAGGATACCATCTTCGGAGATAGTTTTTTATTGAAGCGACCCTTATTGCAAGCAATCACCCATCATAAAGCACCGGTTTTGCTCATAGATGAGATTGACAGAGCAGATGAAGAATTTGAAAGCTTCCTCCTGGAAGTACTTTCGGATTGGCAAATCAGTATACCCGAAATAGGTACAGTCAAGGCTACCCATATTCCACATGTAGTCGTCACAAGCAATCGAGTAAGAGAACTTTCTGAAGCTTTGAGAAGAAGATGTCTTTACCTCTATGTCGATTATCCCAGCTATGAAAAAGAGCTGGCAATTGTCAAGAGTAAAGTTCCTCAAATAGATACTCAACTGGCAGATCAGATTTGTCGCTTTATGCAGGAACTACGACAGATGAAATTGGAGAAAGTTCCGGGGGTTGCGGAAACCCTGGATTGGGCGACCGCTTTGTCTTCTCTGCATTTCGATCATTTGGAAAAAGAATTGGTAGAGCAAACCCTGGGAGTGGTGCTGAAAGACTGGGGCGATATGAGACATACGCAAACCTCTTTATCCGAACTATTGGAAAAAGTAAAAGTAGTTTCCAAAATGGAATAG
- a CDS encoding alpha/beta hydrolase, producing the protein MKKTILLFGFLLLLLGPGFCQETSKHTEYMDLSYFQGEGEADANHKLNLVLPKEVKKAPLLIWIGGGAWSYVDRNMEMDLARKLADEGIAVASIGHRLSSAVWKDPSLSQGVKHPAHVEDVAMAIKWLYDKADEYGYSQREMIIGGFSSGAHLASLISLDPRYLKNWKLDTDLFKGVIPIGGTYDVPDYYRVFKESETQSHLAKEHVQAVFGENQEGFLEASPISYMKNLKTPMLLMSDTNTANYCRIFEDAIRESGFDKAEVHYAELGHGDLWRNMSYDDESSYRDLLIAFIKNHTKKNG; encoded by the coding sequence ATGAAAAAAACGATTCTCCTTTTTGGCTTCCTTCTGCTTTTGTTGGGTCCCGGTTTTTGCCAGGAAACATCTAAGCATACCGAATATATGGACCTCTCCTATTTTCAGGGGGAAGGAGAAGCAGATGCCAATCACAAACTCAATCTTGTATTGCCGAAAGAAGTGAAAAAGGCCCCGCTTTTGATTTGGATTGGTGGAGGTGCCTGGTCTTATGTCGATCGCAATATGGAAATGGATTTAGCGAGAAAGCTTGCCGATGAAGGCATTGCGGTAGCCAGCATAGGGCATCGCTTGAGCTCTGCGGTATGGAAAGATCCGAGTTTGAGTCAGGGAGTAAAACATCCGGCACATGTCGAGGATGTGGCAATGGCAATTAAATGGCTTTATGATAAAGCAGATGAGTATGGATATTCGCAGCGGGAGATGATTATTGGAGGTTTTTCTTCTGGTGCACATTTAGCCAGTCTCATTTCCCTGGATCCTCGTTATTTGAAAAACTGGAAACTGGATACCGATTTGTTCAAAGGGGTGATTCCTATCGGAGGAACCTATGATGTTCCGGATTATTATCGGGTTTTTAAGGAGAGTGAAACACAGAGTCATTTGGCGAAAGAACATGTGCAGGCAGTTTTTGGGGAAAATCAGGAAGGCTTTCTGGAAGCTTCTCCTATCAGCTATATGAAAAACCTCAAGACTCCTATGCTATTGATGAGTGATACAAATACCGCCAATTATTGCCGTATTTTTGAAGATGCTATTCGGGAATCCGGCTTTGACAAGGCGGAGGTTCATTATGCAGAATTGGGACATGGAGACTTGTGGCGTAATATGTCTTATGATGATGAGAGTAGCTATCGAGATCTCCTTATAGCTTTTATCAAGAATCACACAAAAAAGAATGGCTAA
- a CDS encoding aminotransferase class V-fold PLP-dependent enzyme, whose amino-acid sequence MPANSANSRRTFVKKASLFAGLGIFASSNTLLGVDLFDASDEDFWQEIRRAYTESATLINLNNGGVSPHPKVVQEVVERYTQFANEAPGYYMWRVMGRLRTAVRRQLADMAGVSEEEIAIQRNATEALEVVIKGMDFEAGDEILTTDQDYPSILSTLSMRERRHGIKVNKISVPVPCEDFAEMVEGFRSAITPKTKLIVACHIINLSGQIMPIREICEMAHEKGVEVLVDGAHSFANLDFKIPDLGCDYFGTSLHKWLSAPFGTGMLYIKKEKISKIWPMYGYPEGEKDRITKFEHLGTRSFPIELGIGEAIRFHQGIGTKRKWERLLYLKKYWTDKLKDIPEVEYFTSLNPGYACGICNFGLTNWNAGDLGRVLTNQYQLYNTVTAHPDIKGVRISPHVYTSLDDLDHLVRTIKKLAKEGPPK is encoded by the coding sequence ATGCCAGCCAACTCCGCTAATTCCCGACGAACCTTTGTGAAAAAAGCCAGCCTCTTTGCAGGACTGGGAATTTTTGCCTCTTCTAATACCTTATTAGGAGTAGATCTATTTGATGCATCTGATGAAGATTTTTGGCAGGAAATCCGACGAGCGTATACGGAATCCGCGACCCTTATCAATTTGAATAATGGAGGCGTAAGCCCTCATCCCAAAGTCGTACAGGAAGTAGTAGAACGCTATACGCAATTTGCGAATGAGGCTCCTGGCTACTACATGTGGCGGGTTATGGGACGACTGCGAACAGCTGTCAGGCGACAACTGGCAGATATGGCAGGGGTTTCGGAAGAAGAAATAGCCATCCAGAGAAATGCCACCGAAGCACTGGAAGTGGTCATCAAAGGCATGGATTTCGAAGCAGGAGACGAAATTCTGACTACCGATCAGGATTACCCCAGTATCTTGAGTACGCTTTCCATGAGGGAGAGAAGGCATGGGATCAAGGTAAATAAGATTTCTGTTCCTGTTCCTTGTGAGGACTTTGCGGAAATGGTAGAAGGCTTCCGTTCGGCAATCACTCCCAAGACCAAATTGATCGTAGCTTGTCATATCATAAACCTGAGTGGACAGATCATGCCGATCCGCGAGATTTGCGAAATGGCGCATGAAAAAGGAGTAGAAGTTCTTGTCGATGGAGCTCACTCATTTGCCAATCTGGATTTCAAGATCCCGGATTTGGGCTGTGATTATTTTGGAACCAGCCTTCACAAATGGCTATCAGCTCCCTTTGGTACAGGAATGCTCTATATCAAAAAAGAAAAGATCAGCAAGATCTGGCCTATGTATGGATATCCCGAAGGAGAAAAGGATCGAATCACGAAATTCGAACACCTGGGAACCCGCTCCTTCCCTATTGAGTTGGGGATAGGCGAAGCCATTCGCTTTCATCAGGGAATCGGAACGAAAAGAAAATGGGAGCGCTTACTATATCTGAAAAAATATTGGACTGATAAGCTTAAAGATATCCCGGAAGTTGAATACTTCACTTCCCTGAATCCCGGCTATGCTTGCGGTATTTGCAATTTCGGACTGACTAACTGGAATGCAGGGGATTTGGGTAGGGTTTTGACTAATCAATACCAATTATATAATACCGTAACTGCTCATCCGGATATCAAAGGAGTCAGAATTTCTCCCCACGTTTATACTTCGCTGGATGATCTGGATCATTTGGTACGAACGATAAAAAAACTGGCCAAAGAAGGGCCGCCTAAATAA
- a CDS encoding DUF4846 domain-containing protein — MANKSWLISFLLISLFLPACAQKEKESHTANEAIVSVDQPLEEESFINPEGKTIEARFLLPRGYERNLIAENSFAHYLRNLPLKEDGATVSYYDQRKKGNYGVYEAVVDLEIGKRDLHQCADAVMRLWAEHHYEQKAYDKIHFNFTNGFRVDYNEWRKGKRIVVKGNKSYWSQSANPSDSYKSFWKYMEIIFSYAGTLSLEKELKSVSAEDMKIGDVFIQGGSPGHAVIVVDMAENKATGKKLFLLAQSYMPAQEIQILSNPNSEEMGPWYSLDFGEQLRTPEWGFLRGDLKRFDH, encoded by the coding sequence ATGGCTAATAAATCCTGGCTTATATCATTCCTGCTCATTTCCCTTTTTCTGCCCGCCTGCGCCCAAAAAGAAAAAGAATCGCATACTGCGAATGAGGCAATAGTTTCTGTGGATCAGCCGCTTGAGGAAGAAAGTTTCATCAATCCAGAAGGGAAAACCATTGAGGCTCGATTTTTATTACCGAGAGGATATGAGCGAAATCTTATAGCTGAAAATTCATTTGCTCACTATCTCCGCAATCTTCCCCTTAAAGAAGATGGAGCAACGGTCAGTTATTATGATCAGCGAAAGAAAGGAAACTATGGAGTATATGAAGCAGTGGTAGATTTGGAAATAGGAAAGCGCGATCTCCATCAGTGTGCAGATGCTGTCATGCGTCTATGGGCGGAGCATCATTATGAGCAAAAGGCATATGATAAAATCCATTTCAATTTTACTAATGGCTTTCGGGTGGACTATAATGAGTGGAGGAAAGGGAAGCGAATCGTGGTAAAGGGAAATAAAAGTTATTGGTCGCAATCTGCGAATCCTTCAGACTCTTATAAGAGTTTTTGGAAATACATGGAGATCATTTTTAGCTACGCGGGTACGCTTTCCTTAGAGAAAGAATTGAAATCGGTATCGGCAGAGGATATGAAAATCGGAGATGTATTCATTCAGGGAGGTTCGCCTGGGCATGCAGTTATTGTAGTAGATATGGCAGAAAATAAGGCTACAGGCAAAAAGCTTTTCCTACTTGCCCAGAGTTATATGCCAGCTCAGGAGATTCAGATTCTTTCCAATCCCAATTCGGAGGAAATGGGTCCCTGGTATTCACTGGATTTTGGGGAACAACTCAGGACGCCTGAGTGGGGCTTTTTGAGAGGAGATTTGAAGCGATTTGATCACTGA
- a CDS encoding DUF4159 domain-containing protein, giving the protein MQKYLISLLVVVLLPFENLLGQAGEQFHFKIARLKYEGGGDWYSNPTSLPNLISFINENSTIRVASKEDVVEPGGSQIFQYPYVYVTGHGNLQFSDAESKNLRNYLLSGGFLHFDDNYGMDKYIRREMRKVFPELEFTELPFNHEMFTQHYAFEKGLPKIHEHDGKPAQGLALIHEGRIVCFYTAETDLGDGWEDQSVHNDPEDLRQMALQMGANIVVYALNN; this is encoded by the coding sequence ATGCAAAAATATTTGATCAGTCTTTTGGTTGTAGTCCTGCTCCCTTTTGAAAATTTGCTGGGGCAAGCTGGTGAACAGTTTCATTTTAAAATAGCAAGGCTCAAATACGAGGGTGGGGGAGACTGGTATTCAAATCCGACCTCATTGCCCAATCTGATCAGCTTCATCAATGAAAACAGCACCATTCGGGTAGCAAGCAAAGAGGATGTCGTCGAGCCGGGAGGTTCACAAATCTTCCAGTATCCCTATGTCTATGTAACCGGGCACGGAAATCTTCAATTTTCAGATGCTGAATCCAAGAATCTGAGAAATTACCTGCTCTCCGGAGGCTTCCTGCATTTTGATGATAATTATGGGATGGATAAATACATTCGCAGAGAAATGCGAAAAGTTTTTCCGGAACTGGAATTCACCGAGCTACCCTTCAATCACGAAATGTTTACTCAGCATTATGCTTTTGAAAAAGGATTGCCCAAAATCCATGAGCATGATGGAAAACCAGCACAAGGTTTAGCCCTCATACATGAAGGAAGAATCGTCTGCTTTTATACTGCCGAAACCGATCTGGGAGATGGATGGGAAGACCAAAGTGTACACAATGATCCCGAAGATTTACGGCAAATGGCTCTTCAAATGGGAGCAAATATTGTGGTGTATGCTTTGAATAATTAA